One genomic window of Arachis stenosperma cultivar V10309 chromosome 10, arast.V10309.gnm1.PFL2, whole genome shotgun sequence includes the following:
- the LOC130954786 gene encoding uncharacterized protein LOC130954786 — protein MILTRHRLHHLFSHSTLNSSLRNCTLIPNPSTRFRVTYLNSFAIHKTASVSTRPAGQFSIRAQESDDAVSKRVLGDFDLDSALSVLEFACLLSSAVAWVGFAVIAGSAKQGFLVAIGETRVRVVVAVCGVLMMVGGIAIGAWIRRRQWNRVCGGTGKVNFVGRIEKLEEELRNSATVIRVLSRHIEKLGTRFRVTRQNLKDPIAEAATLAQTNSAATRALAVQSDMLEKELREIQNVLLAMQEQQQKQLDLILAIGKTTKLWEIKRETSEEHETTLDTPNLAEGEVKQKEVHQI, from the exons ATGATTCTCACTCGTCACCGCCTTCATCACCTCTTCTCACATTCAACTCTCAACTCTTCACTCAGAAACTGCACGCTAATTCCGAACCCTTCCACTCGCTTCCGAGTCACGTACCTCAATTCGTTCGCAATTCACAAAACCGCTTCGGTTTCGACCCGACCCGCGGGTCAGTTTAGCATCAGAGCCCAAGAATCTGATGACGCGGTTTCAAAACGCGTTCTTGGCGACTTCGATTTGGACTCGGCACTCTCCGTGCTGGAATTCGCGTGCCTTCTTTCGTCGGCGGTTGCGTGGGTTGGTTTTGCTGTGATTGCTGGTTCGGCGAAGCAGGGGTTCTTGGTGGCGATTGGGGAGACTAGGGTTAGGGTTGTGGTGGCTGTGTGTGGGGTTCTCATGATGGTCGGTGGGATTGCGATTGGAGCGTGGATTCGGAGGCGGCAATGGAATCGAGTTTGTGGCGGAACGGGAAAGGTGAATTTTGTTGGAAGGATTGAGAAATTGGAGGAGGAACTGAGGAATTCTGCCACTGTTATTAGGGTTTTGTCGAGGCATATAGAGAAATTGGGGACAAGGTTTAGGGTCACTCGCCAAAATTTGAAGGATCCCATAGCTGAG GCTGCAACTTTGGCACAGACGAATTCTGCGGCTACAAGAGCACTAGCAGTGCAATCAGATATGTTGGAGAAGGAACTTCGCGAAATTCAAAATGTTTTACTAGCAATGCAG GAACAACAGCAAAAACAACTTGATCTAATTCTTGCAATTGGGAAGACTACTAAGCTGTGGGAAATCAAACGAGAAACTAGTGAAGAACATGAAACTACATTAGATACACCTAACTTGGCTGAGGGTGAGGTAAAGCAGAAGGAAGTTCACCAAATTTGA